A single window of Myxocyprinus asiaticus isolate MX2 ecotype Aquarium Trade chromosome 34, UBuf_Myxa_2, whole genome shotgun sequence DNA harbors:
- the LOC127424901 gene encoding chromobox protein homolog 3-like isoform X1 → MLAHTVDMGKKQAAKSKKDVQEVEEFVVEKVMDQRVVNGKVEFFLKWKGFTDADNTWEPEENLDCPELISAFLESQKGVVEQTDSNKRKTSTSEPETEESKAKRKKEMSEKPRGFARNLEPERIIGATDSSGELMFLMKWKDSDEADLVPAREANTRCPQIVIAFYEERLTWHSCPEDEQQ, encoded by the exons ATGTTAGCACACACG gtcGACATGGGTAAAAAACAGGCCGCTAAATCAAAGAAGGACGTCCAGGAGGTTGAGGAGTTTGTGGTCGAGAAAGTGATGGACCAGCGAGTGGTCAATGGGAAAGTAGAGTTTTTCCTCAAGTGGAAAGGCTTCACAGA TGCTGACAACACATGGGAGCCTGAGGAGAATTTGGACTGCCCTGAACTCATTTCAGCCTTCCTGGAATCTCAGAAAGGAGTGGTGGAGCAAACGGATTCCAATAAAAGAAAAACCTCCACTAGTGAACCAGAAACCGAGGAGAGCAAGgccaagagaaagaaagaaatg TCTGAGAAGCCCAGAGGGTTTGCAAGAAACCTCGAGCCAGAGCGTATCATTGGGGCAACTGATAGCAGCGGTGAACTCATGTTTCTCATGAAGTG GAAGGACTCTGATGAGGCAGACCTGGTGCCTGCGCGTGAGGCCAACACTCGCTGCCCACAGATAGTCATTGCCTTCTATGAGGAAAGACTTACTTGGCATTCTTGTCCTGAGGATGAGCAGCAGTAG
- the LOC127424901 gene encoding chromobox protein homolog 3-like isoform X2, giving the protein MGKKQAAKSKKDVQEVEEFVVEKVMDQRVVNGKVEFFLKWKGFTDADNTWEPEENLDCPELISAFLESQKGVVEQTDSNKRKTSTSEPETEESKAKRKKEMSEKPRGFARNLEPERIIGATDSSGELMFLMKWKDSDEADLVPAREANTRCPQIVIAFYEERLTWHSCPEDEQQ; this is encoded by the exons ATGGGTAAAAAACAGGCCGCTAAATCAAAGAAGGACGTCCAGGAGGTTGAGGAGTTTGTGGTCGAGAAAGTGATGGACCAGCGAGTGGTCAATGGGAAAGTAGAGTTTTTCCTCAAGTGGAAAGGCTTCACAGA TGCTGACAACACATGGGAGCCTGAGGAGAATTTGGACTGCCCTGAACTCATTTCAGCCTTCCTGGAATCTCAGAAAGGAGTGGTGGAGCAAACGGATTCCAATAAAAGAAAAACCTCCACTAGTGAACCAGAAACCGAGGAGAGCAAGgccaagagaaagaaagaaatg TCTGAGAAGCCCAGAGGGTTTGCAAGAAACCTCGAGCCAGAGCGTATCATTGGGGCAACTGATAGCAGCGGTGAACTCATGTTTCTCATGAAGTG GAAGGACTCTGATGAGGCAGACCTGGTGCCTGCGCGTGAGGCCAACACTCGCTGCCCACAGATAGTCATTGCCTTCTATGAGGAAAGACTTACTTGGCATTCTTGTCCTGAGGATGAGCAGCAGTAG
- the LOC127424897 gene encoding endoplasmic reticulum membrane sensor NFE2L1-like, producing the protein MRHMKKYFTEGLIQFTILLSLIGVRVDVDTYLNGYFSPLIETDGGPSSAFIQTPFHHYRDTGAGHQVHPKCPELDYYFTSRRLLNEVRALGSPARFPTRVSAWLVHLVPDDGSDVSEQHDLSGDSGNDDVNTENLQDEVENERRTGEGSVLSVSQDRTISRPCCADEELSKGDTLLNQENEDEVKNERGQEEISLASVNQLTQSSALEQEDLLGSNALPPPISGLELTPQWQDFLSEFDDFDSQRISDLEVDLPNPISYNVSLQDAMVTRGDSTSCRPTSSRAPLFHLESTNSSHSDPSQSSAGALPSSLFSLTGNSSRNETSHLQVGGYLDEAVFEQINMLDLCNLDTIDPRMLDCMQGDMDTPWLEDSDSGLSLESSSRSPASPSTSSDSFCEDEGEATGYSSEVESLSSKGGACAATYRHWSPVNLNDNIWHDHTYSVPQVQNSTSTSWVQPIKGIKQEVMSEDEVEPEEMSRDERRVQALGLPFSAFQIVNMCVDDFLELLDRQNLSVSEVMLLRDVRRRGKNKLAAQNCRKRKLDAIMSLQGEVEVLTAQREALLRQKSHNSKALFAATEHFQTLSRTVLSHLRDEYGQPLSSEHYALQCSTNGRVVVQPRTNTTSRTMTGGKTKRKKDKKP; encoded by the exons ATGCGACATATGAAGAAATATTTCACCGAGGGACTCATTCAGTTTACGATTCTGCTGAGTTTGATAGGAGTTCGCGTGGATGTCGATACCTATTTGAACGGCTACTTCTCGCCGTTGATAGAGACTGACGGAGGGCCGAGCTCGGCTTTCATTCAAACCCCCTTTCACCACTACCGAGACACCGGGGCGGGCCATCAAGTGCATCCTAAATGTCCCGAGCTGGATTATTATTTCACCAGTCGCAGGCTGCTGAATGAAGTGCGTGCGCTCGGGTCTCCGGCCCGTTTCCCCACGCGTGTCAGCGCATGGCTGGTGCACCTGGTGCCTGATGATGGCTCTGATGTCAGCGAGCAACATGACCTGTCCGGGGACTCTGGTAACGATGATGTAAACACCGAAAATCTCCAGGACGAGGTGGAGAATGAGCGCAGGACTGGAGAGGGCTCGGTGCTGTCAGTGTCTCAGGATCGCACTATTTCAAGGCCTTGTTGTGCAGATGAAGAACTTTCTAAAGGG GACACATTACTGAACCAAGAAAATGAGGACGAAGTGAAAAATGAGCGAGGGCAAGAGGAAATCAGCCTTGCTTCGGTGAACCAGCTGACACAGAGCTCAGCGTTAGAGCAAGAG GATTTGCTGGGTAGCAATGCCCTGCCTCCACCTATTTCTGGGCTTGAGCTTACGCCACAGTGGCAAGACTTCCTCTCTGAATTTGAT GATTTTGACTCCCAACGTATATCAGATTTAGAGGTTGATCTTCCCAATCCTATCAGCTATAATGTAAGCCTGCAAGATGCCATGGTAACCAGGGGAGATTCAACTAGTTGCAGGCCCACATCTAGCCGAGCACCCCTCTTTCATCTAGAATCTACAAATTCTTCCCACTCAGATCCATCTCAAAGTTCGGCAGGGGCACTTCCTTCATCACTCTTCTCTTTAACGGGGAACAGCTCTCGTAATGAAACTTCCCATTTACAGGTTGGAGGTTATCTAGATGAGGCTGTTTTTGAGCAGATAAATATGTTGGATCTTTGTAATCTTGATACAATTGATCCTCGGATGCTGGACTGCATGCAGGGTGACATGGACACTCCATGGCTGGAAGATTCAGACTCTGGTCTGTCTTTGGAAAGCAGTTCTAGAAGCCCTGCTTCCCCATCTACATCATCCGATTCATTTTGCGAAGATGAGGGTGAAGCTACAGGCTACAGCAGTGAGGTGGAGTCCCTATCTTCCAAAGGAGGAGCCTGTGCTGCCACTTACCGTCATTGGTCACCAGTGAACCTTAATGACAACATCTGGCATGACCACACCTACTCAGTCCCACAGGTTCAGAATTCCACATCTACTAGCTGGGTCCAACCTATCAAAGGGATCAAACAAGAAGTGATGAGTGAAGATGAAGTTGAACCAGAAGAGATGAGTCGTGATGAACGACGTGTGCAGGCATTGGGTCTTCCATTTTCAGCCTTTCAGATTGTCAACATGTGTGTAGATGACTTCCTGGAGCTGCTGGACAGGCAAAATCTGTCAGTATCAGAAGTCATGCTCTTGCGGGATGTCCGCAGAAGAGGAAAAAACAAGCTTGCCGCACAAAACTGCCGCAAGAGAAAGTTAGATGCAATCATGAGCCTTCAAGGTGAGGTTGAGGTCCTTACAGCACAGCGAGAGGCTCTCCTGCGGCAGAAATCCCACAATTCCAAAGCTCTCTTTGCTGCAACAGAACACTTTCAAACACTCTCACGGACTGTGCTGAGCCACCTCCGGGATGAATATGGCCAGCCTCTAAGCTCCGAGCACTATGCACTTCAGTGCAGCACTAATGGAAGGGTGGTGGTTCAGCCTCGCACAAACACAACATCAAGAACAATGACAGGGGGAAAGACAAAGCGAAAGAAGGACAAAAAACCTTAA